The following coding sequences lie in one Ostrea edulis chromosome 8, xbOstEdul1.1, whole genome shotgun sequence genomic window:
- the LOC125661478 gene encoding tripartite motif-containing protein 2-like — MKSAEAVSSPPINPLLDEPRVTATINTEYRKLYSVSCLSEDQVWTCGNNNIMKLLNHQGNLQTTMQTDSENEPWGIAVTRDGELVYTDTIDKTVNLVKNEQIETVITLQGWQPLNVCSTVSDDLLVTMISDDGKESKVVRYSDSTEIQTIQFDDQGRPLYLSDGLSYKYITENKNLDICVADRKGNAVVVVNQSGKLRFRYTGHPSNSEESFTPLGITTDSQSHILIADHGNQRIHILDQDGQFLRYIHCDLECPYGLCVDIRDNLFVAELLTAKVKKIQYL, encoded by the coding sequence atgaagtcagcagaagctgtatcgtctcctccaatcaatccactgcttgatgagccgcgcgtcaccgccaccataAACACTGAGTATAGAAAActatacagtgttagctgtctgagtgaagatcaagtctggacatgtGGAAATAACAATATAATGAAGCTCCTCAACCACCAGGGTAATCTACAGACAACAATGCAAACCGACTCAGAGAACGAACCATGGGGCATTGCAGTGACACGAGACGGAGAActtgtttatactgacactATTGATAAAACTGTAAACCTAGTGAAGAATGAACAGATAGAGACTGTGATTACACTACAGGGGTGGCAACCTCTCAATGTCTGCAGTACGGTATCTGATGATCTCCTGGTTACAATGATCAGTGATGATGGCAAAGAATCCAAAGTTGTGCGTTACTCTGACTCCACAGAGATACAAActattcagtttgatgatcagggtcgtcctctctatttATCTGATGGTTTAAGCTATAAATACATCACtgagaacaagaacctggatatATGTGTGGCTGACCGTAAAGGTaatgcagtagtggtggtcaatcaatcaggaaaactccgatttagatatactggtcatccctctaatagcGAGGAATCATTTACTCCATtgggcatcactacagacagccagagccACATCTTGATAGCAGACCATGGCAATCagcgtatccacatcctagatcaagacggacagttcctccgttacattcactgtgatttagaATGTCCAtacggtttatgtgtggacatcagagacaacctctttgtggccgAGTTGctcactgctaaagtgaagaaaattcaatatctataa